One Mangifera indica cultivar Alphonso chromosome 4, CATAS_Mindica_2.1, whole genome shotgun sequence genomic region harbors:
- the LOC123213768 gene encoding BAHD acyltransferase BIA1-like: MKVEISAKEIIKPSSSTPENLRNFKLSLLDQLAPPTYEPLLLFYFSNSDTGFHFCLKKSLSDTLTRFFPLAGRLKDNITVDCSDYGVVYLEARVDCLLSDFLQQPNADTLKEFLPVEDESIDAAGGEALLLVQSSFFSCGGVAIGVCLSHKFGDAATLSTFIKSWAATSLGSGETVQQPLYNGSSLFPPRAFSEGVIPPPTLLNFTKGKCVVKRFVFAAPKIAALKSIAASASVQQPTRVEAVTALIWKSAMNASRTNLGFSKLSLLSQSVNIRRTTEPPLPENSIGNLLWYFPAQKDESDAELQGLVQELRTGKQDFGKKYVKKLQSKDAYEEVTESLKEELCMLISNDIEFYNCTSLCDFYFYDIDFGWGKPTWVTNISGRSLKNVVRLMDAKGGDGGIEAWVTLEEQDMTLFEEDKELLAYASLNPRVLNITAMDSLKSCL, from the coding sequence ATGAAAGTTGAGATTTCTGCtaaagaaatcatcaaaccaTCTTCTTCAACCCcagaaaacttgagaaatttCAAGCTATCCCTCTTGGATCAGCTTGCGCCTCCAACTTATGAACCTTTACTTCTCTTCTACTTCTCCAACAGTGACACAGGTTtccatttttgcttaaaaaaatcACTCTCTGATACCTTGACTCGATTTTTCCCACTTGCAGGAAGACTCAAGGATAACATCACGGTTGATTGTAGCGACTATGGAGTTGTTTATCTCGAAGCTCGAGTGGACTGCCTTCTGTCAGACTTTCTCCAACAACCCAACGCGGATACGCTTAAAGAATTCCTTCCTGTTGAGGACGAATCCATAGATGCCGCAGGCGGGGAGGCTTTACTGCTTGTTCAATCAAGTTTTTTCAGTTGTGGTGGAGTTGCAATTGGGGTTTGTCTTTCTCACAAGTTTGGCGATGCAGCCACGCTAAGCACGTTCATCAAGAGCTGGGCCGCCACGAGTCTCGGCTCTGGGGAAACAGTGCAGCAGCCATTGTATAATGGGTCGTCGTTATTTCCACCCAGGGCTTTCTCTGAAGGCGTTATACCACCACCGACTCTGCTTAACTTCACCAAAGGCAAGTGTGTTGTTAAAAGGTTCGTTTTCGCTGCGCCAAAAATCGCTGCTCTTAAGTCTATAGCCGCCAGCGCAAGCGTGCAGCAACCTACGCGCGTTGAAGCTGTAACAGCCCTCATTTGGAAAAGTGCCATGAATGCATCAAGAACGAATCTGGGCTTTTCAAAGCTCTCTTTGCTATCACAATCTGTGAATATACGAAGAACGACAGAACCACCGTTGCCTGAAAACTCAATCGGGAACCTTTTATGGTACTTTCCGGCACAGAAAGACGAAAGCGATGCAGAACTACAAGGGTTGGTTCAAGAATTAAGGACTGGAAAACAAGATTTTGGCAAGAAATATGTGAAGAAACTTCAAAGTAAGGATGCATATGAGGAGGTTACGGAGTCGTTGAAAGAGGAATTATGCATGCTTATAAGCAACGACATAGAATTTTACAATTGCACCAGCCTgtgtgatttttatttttatgatattgatTTCGGGTGGGGAAAGCCGACTTGGGTGACTAATATTTCTGGGCGGTCACTCAAGAACGTTGTGAGGTTGATGGATGCAAAAGGAGGAGATGGAGGAATAGAGGCGTGGGTGACTCTGGAAGAACAAGATATGACCTTATTTGAAGAAGACAAGGAGCTGCTTGCTTATGCTTCTTTGAACCCAAGGGTGTTGAACATTACAGCCATGGATTCGTTAAAATCTTGTCTTTAG